In the genome of Persephonella sp. KM09-Lau-8, one region contains:
- a CDS encoding NADH-quinone oxidoreductase subunit N, with protein MSVLQDIVAGLGVPNFSVLIPEIIILITAFILFFIELFTKARFVISVVAAIGLALAGIVTLTMEQGDITFYGLYIVDSFSLTFKFFLILTTFFVVIVLRPYLESKKTYYGEYYYLILFALLGMMIMVSANNLITMYVGLELASITIYILAGMFKKDYLSKEGAFKYLIMGGAGTAIISYGIAVIYGRTGSFDFAQIADTITSNNLDVAALAGIALILIGLGLKASTVPFHFWTPDAYQGAPTPITAFMGVAAKIATFAIILRVMVQAFPFASEAWTLGWALLAAASMIFGNFVALRQDNVKRMLAYSSVAHAGYILAALAAPTGMAFTALIFYSLVYIFMGLGGFIFLSAMERQYGWTNSIDDFRGLAKRSPMMALFMLIFMFSMLGIPPTVGFFGKLGVFLALIGSDIWWLAVILVVMSIVSAGYYLRVVIYMYMHEPQSKAKFNFSLGEAFTLAFMATFILILGIYPTVFWGLSTLLSDLLIQGIGR; from the coding sequence ATGTCGGTATTACAGGATATAGTGGCGGGCTTAGGAGTTCCAAACTTCAGTGTTCTGATTCCTGAAATAATAATTCTAATTACAGCATTTATACTGTTTTTTATTGAGTTATTTACAAAGGCACGATTTGTTATATCAGTTGTTGCTGCCATTGGTCTTGCCCTTGCAGGTATAGTAACATTAACAATGGAACAAGGTGATATAACATTTTATGGTCTGTATATTGTAGATTCATTTTCTTTAACATTTAAATTTTTCCTGATACTTACAACTTTCTTCGTTGTGATTGTTCTTAGACCTTATCTTGAGTCTAAAAAGACATATTACGGAGAGTATTATTATCTGATTCTCTTTGCTCTCCTTGGTATGATGATAATGGTTTCTGCCAATAATCTGATAACTATGTATGTAGGTCTTGAGCTGGCATCTATTACCATATATATACTGGCAGGTATGTTTAAAAAAGATTATCTTTCAAAAGAAGGTGCCTTCAAATATCTGATAATGGGTGGTGCCGGAACAGCAATAATCAGCTATGGTATAGCTGTTATTTATGGTAGAACTGGAAGCTTTGATTTTGCACAGATAGCAGATACTATAACATCCAATAATCTTGATGTGGCAGCCCTTGCCGGAATTGCTTTGATACTGATAGGTTTAGGTCTCAAAGCATCTACAGTGCCATTCCATTTCTGGACACCAGATGCTTATCAGGGAGCCCCTACTCCTATTACTGCATTTATGGGGGTTGCTGCGAAAATAGCTACATTTGCTATTATTCTTAGGGTTATGGTTCAGGCATTCCCATTTGCTTCAGAAGCCTGGACTCTGGGATGGGCACTGCTTGCAGCTGCTTCTATGATTTTTGGTAATTTTGTCGCTCTCAGACAGGATAATGTTAAAAGAATGCTTGCATATTCCTCAGTTGCCCATGCAGGTTATATACTGGCAGCTCTTGCAGCTCCAACAGGTATGGCATTTACTGCATTAATTTTCTATTCTCTGGTTTATATCTTTATGGGACTTGGAGGATTTATATTCCTGTCAGCAATGGAAAGACAATATGGATGGACTAATAGTATAGATGATTTTAGAGGACTCGCTAAAAGAAGCCCCATGATGGCTCTATTTATGCTGATATTTATGTTCTCTATGCTTGGAATTCCTCCAACAGTTGGATTTTTTGGAAAATTAGGTGTATTCCTTGCCCTTATAGGTTCTGATATATGGTGGCTTGCAGTTATTCTTGTGGTAATGAGTATCGTATCAGCCGGATATTATCTGAGAGTTGTAATTTATATGTATATGCATGAACCACAGTCTAAAGCCAAGTTTAATTTCTCCCTTGGGGAAGCCTTTACACTGGCATTTATGGCAACATTTATTCTTATACTTGGTATATATCCAACAGTTTTCTGGGGATTATCAACTCTTTTAAGTGACCTTTTAATACAGGGTATTGGTAGATAA
- the gmk gene encoding guanylate kinase — MKKGELFILSSPAGGGKTTLANLLIKEIPNLKRVITCTTRKPRPGEKNGVDYYFLSKEEFERRIKENDFLEYAIVHGNYYGTPKKEVEEELQKGFDLLLIIDVQGMRQIVSNKKDVVTIFILPPSLDELVRRMKERGDSEEEIQKRLKTAKKEIPAWKEYNYVVINDNLDKAKENIKYIILSNRLKTERFDVSKIKDEELKKLMQG; from the coding sequence ATGAAAAAAGGGGAACTGTTTATATTGTCCTCTCCTGCCGGAGGGGGCAAAACTACCCTTGCTAATCTTCTTATAAAAGAAATCCCAAATCTAAAAAGAGTTATAACCTGCACAACTAGAAAACCACGTCCTGGCGAGAAAAACGGAGTTGATTACTATTTTCTTTCCAAAGAAGAGTTTGAAAGAAGAATAAAAGAGAATGATTTTCTTGAATACGCTATAGTCCATGGGAATTATTATGGAACACCTAAAAAAGAAGTAGAAGAGGAGTTACAGAAAGGGTTTGATTTACTCCTAATAATTGATGTTCAGGGGATGAGACAGATAGTCTCAAATAAAAAGGATGTGGTTACCATTTTTATACTTCCACCTTCCCTTGATGAGCTTGTAAGAAGAATGAAGGAAAGGGGAGATAGCGAAGAAGAAATTCAAAAAAGACTAAAAACTGCAAAAAAAGAAATACCTGCATGGAAAGAGTATAATTATGTTGTAATAAATGATAATCTGGATAAAGCCAAGGAAAATATAAAATATATAATCCTTTCTAACCGACTTAAAACAGAAAGATTTGATGTGTCTAAGATAAAAGATGAAGAATTAAAAAAACTTATGCAGGGGTAA
- a CDS encoding VanZ family protein produces the protein MGKFLKVAFWVYTVLIMYFAFTPQTITQSHDKIYHFFAFFIFAILLKEAYNTSYWGAFFYSLFFSLFIEVVQYFLPYRTAEYGDITADLLGATSGLFMYFVIKLTYLELKYKE, from the coding sequence ATGGGAAAATTTTTAAAAGTTGCTTTCTGGGTTTATACAGTTTTGATAATGTATTTTGCTTTTACACCCCAGACAATTACCCAGAGTCATGATAAGATTTACCATTTTTTTGCGTTTTTTATCTTTGCTATTTTATTGAAGGAGGCTTATAATACCAGTTATTGGGGTGCATTTTTCTATTCATTATTTTTCAGCCTTTTTATTGAAGTTGTTCAGTATTTTCTTCCCTATAGAACAGCTGAATATGGAGATATAACAGCTGATCTTCTGGGAGCTACTTCCGGTTTGTTTATGTATTTTGTAATAAAATTGACCTATCTGGAATTAAAATATAAAGAATGA
- the rpoZ gene encoding DNA-directed RNA polymerase subunit omega codes for MSKRPLIEQALKRVNNRYELVHAAAKLAKELYETGAESYVTEEGVPLKKTVIAIDEIAKGRAVIIRKSE; via the coding sequence TTGAGCAAAAGACCTTTGATAGAGCAGGCTTTGAAAAGAGTTAACAATAGATATGAGCTGGTTCATGCTGCAGCAAAACTTGCAAAAGAGTTGTATGAAACAGGTGCAGAAAGTTATGTAACAGAGGAAGGTGTTCCTCTAAAAAAGACTGTTATTGCAATAGATGAAATAGCAAAAGGTAGAGCAGTAATTATAAGAAAATCTGAGTAG